The Methanobacterium sp. sequence AGGTCAATCCTGAAGTAATCACTAATTTTAACTTGGAATATCCAGTTATTGCATTTGAAATTGAATTTAATTAAAAAATACTTTTTTTTATTTTATTTTCCAATTATTGTAACTGCAAAGGTGCGGGTTCTTGGACCATCCAGTTCAACAAAAAATAGTCTCTGCCAAGTTCCTAAATCTAGAGAACCTTCTTTTATTGGAATCGTTTCACTGCTGCCAATGAAAAATGCCCTTATATGTGAATCTGCATTGTTATCTATTAAGTCATGACCGTAATTGTTATTTTCTGGAATTAATGTCTCAAGAGTATTTTCAAAATCTTTGATCAATCTTGATTCATTTTCGTTTATTACAACTCCTGCAGTCGAATGCCTTGCAAATACATTAACTATGCCTTCATTAATCTGATACTTCTTCAACAAATCATTAAGATCATTTGTCATGTCTATTATTTCCATTCTTTTAGTGGATCTTTTAGTAAATCCATCTTTAATTATGTCCATCTTAACACCATTTTATTTATAAAATTAATATATTGATTTTAAAATATAGTAATATTTATTATCAAATTAAATAATATTATTACTAAAGGGGTGATTGATATGCCCAGAAAAGGTTCTGATAAGTATCCTAAAATAGAAATGGTACCATTACCTGAAAATTTACATGTTCCAGAAGATATACCTGCATCTAAAATACGTATTCCTGAAACATACCAGAAAGGAAGTATTCAATATGAAAATAATGATGAACAAGCAGTAGATGAAAATGAAGCTACACATATAAGACTTACAGCTAAAGATAAAAGATCTGAAATTGTTATTGGGCCAGTGACACCAAGAGGAATGATTAAGTTATTGGTATATCTGGATGAAAATAAGCATCCAGTACCAAAGAAT is a genomic window containing:
- a CDS encoding secondary thiamine-phosphate synthase enzyme YjbQ, which translates into the protein MDIIKDGFTKRSTKRMEIIDMTNDLNDLLKKYQINEGIVNVFARHSTAGVVINENESRLIKDFENTLETLIPENNNYGHDLIDNNADSHIRAFFIGSSETIPIKEGSLDLGTWQRLFFVELDGPRTRTFAVTIIGK